The window GCAAGGCGCGAGCAGTGTGCAGCTCAGTCTCAGCTCGTCATGTTGTGTGAAAGCTATCGCCGCCCGTCACGTCCGCCTCGCGCAAGTGCACGATTGGCGTCGGCAATTTGGTTCGGAGCCTCGTCATCGCTTCGCATTTCCTTGTCCTTGAGATAGGTCAGCGACAAGGAAACGGCATTCCCGATACTACCTTACCCTTGCCTGATCCTACCAAGTGACTAACTAATGGGTATGTTTGATCTCGAGATCGCGACCCGCCGCCTGCTTGACGATATCGCACCCCATATTGCTCCGCGTGGCGGGCTTGTTGGGCAGGCAACACCTGTTCCACGCTTGACGCTATGGACGAGCACGAGTGTCACGCCCCCCACAGCGGCGGTATTTGAGCCTATGTTCTATGCCGTCGCGCGTGGCGCAAAAGTCCTGACGATGGGCGCCAACCGTTTCGAGATGTCGGCCGGCGACTGCGCTGCGTCATCCTTTGGGCTGCCCTATTCTCATCAGCTCATTGGCGCGACGCCGTATGCTCCGTATGTCGGCATCAGCCTCCATCTGGACGTCGATAGGCTCACAAGGGTCGTACTCGACATGCCTAAACATCAGGAGCGATGGACATGCGCGGTAGCGGCGGGCGATCTGGGTGGCGTGGTCGGCGAAGCGTTCACGCAGCTCGTCGGCCTTGTGAACGCGCCTGACGACATAGGGGTGCTCGCGCCACTCTACGAAAGCGAACTCTATTATCGTCTCCTGCAAAGCGCGATGGGCGGTACGCTACGTCAGATCGTGGAGCGGAACGATCGTGTTCGGCAAATCAAGGCGGCCGCAGACTGGCTAGGCGCCCATAACGACGAACCAGTGATCATCCAGGAATTGGCAGCAAGCGCAGGCATGAG is drawn from Novosphingobium decolorationis and contains these coding sequences:
- a CDS encoding AraC family transcriptional regulator, which translates into the protein MFDLEIATRRLLDDIAPHIAPRGGLVGQATPVPRLTLWTSTSVTPPTAAVFEPMFYAVARGAKVLTMGANRFEMSAGDCAASSFGLPYSHQLIGATPYAPYVGISLHLDVDRLTRVVLDMPKHQERWTCAVAAGDLGGVVGEAFTQLVGLVNAPDDIGVLAPLYESELYYRLLQSAMGGTLRQIVERNDRVRQIKAAADWLGAHNDEPVIIQELAASAGMSVTSFHRHFKAVTGYSPLAFQRQMRLLEARKLLVAGSTNVARVAFEVGYQSPAQFSREYKNMFGNSPLIDLQR